A single genomic interval of uncultured Sunxiuqinia sp. harbors:
- the aroQ gene encoding type II 3-dehydroquinate dehydratase — MKILLINGPNLNLLGKREKNIYGNSSFEDYFKQLQSQFTQHELTYYQSNVEGELINKIHEVGFDYDGVVFNAGAYTHTSVAIRDAISGIQTPVVEVHISNILTREKFRHESIIGPACKGSIMGFGLDSYRLGIESFLQR, encoded by the coding sequence ATGAAAATATTGTTAATCAACGGCCCCAACCTAAACCTACTAGGGAAAAGAGAAAAGAATATTTATGGTAATTCCTCCTTTGAGGATTATTTTAAACAACTTCAGAGTCAGTTTACTCAACATGAACTAACATATTATCAATCGAATGTTGAAGGCGAATTAATAAATAAGATACACGAAGTTGGCTTTGACTATGACGGCGTTGTCTTTAATGCTGGAGCTTATACGCATACTTCGGTTGCTATTAGAGATGCCATCTCCGGCATACAAACGCCAGTTGTTGAGGTTCATATATCGAACATCTTAACCCGAGAGAAATTCAGACACGAATCAATCATAGGGCCCGCCTGTAAGGGTAGTATTATGGGGTTTGGCCTCGACTCATACCGTTTAGGAATTGAAAGTTTTCTACAACGTTAA
- the xerD gene encoding site-specific tyrosine recombinase XerD has product MKWEDSKKGFENFLRLEKSLSQNSIAAYVNDINKLMVFLEENFKRLAPEKVKLNHLRSFVEHLNDRGVSPRTQARTISGIKSFFKYLLIEGKIQGDPTTLLESPKIGRKLPDVLTMEEIDTIIDAVDVEKPEGQRNKAMLETLYSCGLRVSELVNLKVTNLFFEQGFIKVEGKAEKERLVPVSEKAVVEINKYLSGYRKTLKINPESENVLFLNRRGKKLSRVMIFTIIKNLAEKVGMDKKISPHTFRHSFATHLISGGADLRAVQEMLGHESILTTEIYTHLDRDYLKSTISQFHPRS; this is encoded by the coding sequence ATGAAATGGGAAGATAGTAAAAAAGGATTTGAAAATTTCTTAAGACTGGAGAAGTCTTTGTCTCAAAACTCCATCGCCGCTTATGTGAATGATATTAACAAGCTGATGGTTTTTTTAGAAGAAAATTTCAAGCGCTTAGCACCGGAAAAGGTTAAATTAAATCATCTGCGGAGTTTTGTTGAACACCTGAACGATAGGGGTGTTTCTCCTCGTACTCAAGCACGTACTATTTCTGGAATTAAATCCTTTTTTAAGTACTTGTTGATCGAAGGAAAAATTCAGGGAGATCCAACAACATTGTTGGAGTCGCCAAAAATTGGGCGTAAGCTTCCAGATGTATTAACAATGGAAGAGATTGATACGATTATTGATGCTGTTGATGTTGAGAAGCCTGAGGGACAGCGCAATAAGGCAATGCTGGAGACACTTTACAGTTGCGGATTGCGAGTGTCTGAATTAGTGAATTTAAAGGTGACAAACTTATTTTTTGAACAAGGCTTTATAAAAGTTGAAGGCAAAGCTGAAAAAGAGAGACTTGTTCCGGTGAGCGAAAAAGCTGTTGTTGAAATTAATAAATACCTCAGTGGATACCGGAAGACATTGAAAATTAACCCTGAAAGTGAAAATGTTCTTTTTCTGAATAGAAGAGGAAAGAAACTAAGCCGGGTTATGATTTTTACAATCATTAAGAATTTGGCTGAAAAGGTGGGGATGGATAAAAAGATTAGTCCACATACTTTCCGTCATTCATTTGCGACTCACCTAATTTCTGGAGGAGCTGATTTAAGAGCTGTTCAGGAAATGTTAGGACATGAGTCTATTTTGACAACTGAAATATATACCCACCTTGATCGTGATTATTTGAAATCAACAATTAGTCAATTTCATCCACGATCATAA
- the pckA gene encoding phosphoenolpyruvate carboxykinase (ATP), with amino-acid sequence MKNLDLSKYGIVDVKEIVHNPSYEVLFKEETKPELEGFEKGQLTELDAVNVMTGVFTGRSPKDKYIVEDDTTKDTIWWNSPESPNDNKPITKEVWNDLKANTVEQLSGKKLYVMDTFCGANEDSRLKVRFIMEVAWQAHFVKNMFLRPTEEELANYGEPDFVVMNGSKTTNEKYKEHGLNSEVYTVFNLTEKMQVIGGTWYGGEMKKGMFAMMNYYLPLRGMASMHCSANVGKEGDVAIFFGLSGTGKTTLSTDSSRQLIGDDEHGWDDDGVFNFEGGCYAKTINLDKEAEPEIFGAIKRNALLENVTVDENGKIDFTDGSVTQNTRVSYPINHIENIAVPSKAGHAKKVIFLSADAFGVLPPVSKLTPEQTKYHFLSGFTAKLAGTERGVTAPQPTFSACFGAAFLTLHPTQYGAELVKKMEEHGAEAYLVNTGWNGTGKRISIKDTRGIINAILDGSIEKADTKTVPVFNLEVPTALPGVDPNILDPRDTYADVKDWEAKAQDLGGRFIKNFEKYTDNEEGKALVAAGPQL; translated from the coding sequence ATGAAAAATTTAGATTTATCGAAGTACGGTATTGTTGATGTAAAAGAAATCGTACATAACCCATCTTACGAAGTATTATTTAAGGAAGAAACGAAGCCTGAGTTGGAAGGCTTTGAAAAAGGTCAGTTGACAGAGTTGGACGCAGTCAACGTAATGACTGGCGTTTTTACTGGTCGTTCGCCAAAAGATAAATATATCGTTGAAGATGATACGACAAAAGACACCATATGGTGGAATTCACCAGAATCTCCAAATGATAACAAACCAATTACCAAGGAAGTTTGGAATGACCTTAAAGCAAACACAGTAGAACAGCTTTCAGGTAAAAAGCTTTACGTGATGGATACTTTCTGTGGGGCGAATGAAGATTCTCGTTTGAAAGTACGTTTCATCATGGAAGTTGCTTGGCAGGCACACTTTGTGAAAAATATGTTCCTCCGTCCAACTGAAGAAGAATTAGCAAACTATGGTGAGCCTGATTTTGTTGTGATGAATGGTTCAAAAACCACAAACGAGAAATATAAAGAACACGGATTGAACTCAGAAGTGTACACGGTATTTAACCTGACTGAAAAAATGCAGGTTATTGGTGGTACTTGGTATGGTGGTGAAATGAAAAAAGGTATGTTCGCCATGATGAACTACTACTTGCCCTTACGTGGTATGGCTTCAATGCACTGTTCTGCCAATGTTGGTAAAGAAGGCGATGTAGCTATTTTCTTCGGTTTATCAGGAACTGGAAAAACAACTTTGTCAACTGACTCAAGCCGCCAATTAATTGGTGATGATGAGCACGGTTGGGATGATGATGGTGTATTCAACTTTGAAGGTGGATGCTATGCAAAAACTATCAACCTAGATAAAGAAGCGGAACCAGAAATTTTTGGTGCTATTAAGCGTAATGCACTGTTGGAAAATGTTACCGTGGACGAAAATGGTAAAATTGATTTCACTGATGGCTCTGTAACACAAAATACACGTGTTTCATATCCTATTAACCACATTGAAAATATTGCAGTTCCTTCAAAAGCTGGACACGCTAAAAAAGTAATCTTCCTTTCGGCTGATGCATTCGGAGTGTTGCCTCCTGTTTCAAAGTTAACTCCGGAACAGACAAAATATCATTTCCTTTCAGGATTTACTGCAAAGTTAGCCGGAACTGAGCGTGGAGTTACTGCTCCTCAGCCTACTTTCTCAGCTTGTTTTGGTGCAGCTTTCTTAACACTTCACCCAACTCAGTATGGGGCAGAGTTAGTGAAAAAGATGGAGGAGCACGGAGCGGAAGCATACTTGGTAAATACAGGATGGAATGGTACCGGTAAACGTATCTCAATTAAAGATACTCGTGGAATTATCAATGCAATTTTGGATGGTTCTATCGAAAAGGCAGATACAAAAACAGTTCCTGTATTCAACTTGGAAGTGCCTACTGCATTGCCAGGGGTTGATCCTAACATTCTTGATCCACGCGATACTTATGCTGATGTTAAAGATTGGGAAGCAAAAGCACAGGATTTAGGTGGCCGTTTTATCAAAAACTTCGAAAAATATACTGATAACGAAGAAGGTAAAGCATTGGTTGCTGCTGGTCCACAACTATAG
- a CDS encoding TIGR01777 family oxidoreductase has product MKIAITGSGGYIGTNIIEKLDQRNFQMSRIDRELLYGDYQSFAEKLKGTDAIINLAGAPVIQRWTRKNRSVIYNSRVQTTQNLVKAINAIKHTYRPRVVVSISAIGIYRDELVHDETSTRYANHFAARVIDNWEDALVELPEDIRRIIFRSGIVIGKNSPFMNRLLPVFKLGIGGKIGDGKQAFPFIHIDDVAQAFEAAISENSYSGIYNLVAPEQISNQEFTKIFAKKLNRPAFFHVPAIALRALYGKAANLIIKSPVVIPQRLKKQNFKFIYPSIEGSLKEILNKKN; this is encoded by the coding sequence ATGAAAATTGCAATTACCGGATCAGGAGGATATATTGGAACAAACATAATTGAAAAGCTAGATCAACGAAATTTTCAAATGAGCAGGATTGACCGCGAACTGTTATATGGAGATTATCAATCATTCGCTGAAAAGCTAAAAGGAACAGATGCAATAATTAATTTGGCTGGAGCTCCAGTTATTCAACGCTGGACCAGAAAAAACAGATCCGTTATATACAACAGTCGCGTGCAAACAACCCAAAATCTGGTTAAGGCCATTAACGCAATAAAACATACTTATAGGCCAAGAGTAGTTGTGTCTATATCGGCTATTGGTATTTACCGGGACGAATTAGTTCATGATGAAACAAGTACCAGATACGCAAATCATTTTGCAGCTCGCGTAATTGATAATTGGGAAGATGCTTTGGTTGAGCTACCAGAAGATATCCGACGCATTATTTTCAGATCAGGCATTGTAATTGGCAAGAACTCACCGTTTATGAACCGTCTGCTGCCTGTTTTCAAACTAGGGATTGGTGGAAAAATAGGTGACGGCAAACAAGCCTTCCCTTTTATTCATATTGATGATGTGGCACAAGCTTTCGAAGCGGCGATTTCAGAAAATTCTTATTCGGGCATATACAACCTAGTAGCGCCCGAACAAATCTCGAATCAGGAATTCACAAAAATATTTGCAAAGAAATTAAATCGTCCGGCATTTTTTCATGTTCCGGCAATTGCCCTGCGTGCGCTTTATGGAAAAGCAGCGAACCTGATAATCAAAAGCCCAGTAGTTATTCCTCAGCGGTTGAAAAAGCAAAATTTCAAATTCATCTATCCCTCAATTGAGGGTTCTCTCAAAGAGATTTTGAACAAAAAAAACTGA
- a CDS encoding transglycosylase domain-containing protein, producing MATKRSKTIPSKKRNPIRKRHKRSSKAKKRSVWMFLLKLSAVCIILFFLFFMAVYLGFTGHVPSSNQLNDIKNPQASEVFSEDGRLLGRYYIENRSNVQFDEISPNVINALIATEDARFYEHRGIDEIALMRVLFKTILLQDKSAGGGSTLSQQVAKNLFPRNDLWVFSMPVNKLREAIIAYRLERIYTKEEILTLYLNTVPFGENIFGIEVAAERFFSKSPKNLTVDESAVLVGMLKANYSYNPRINPERSKERRNVVINQMIANGFLEEAQGEVFKEKPLGVKYRRISYNEGPAPYFVEMLKPELMDWCANNTKENGEPYNLFTDGLRVKTTLNYDFQYFAQQAVKEYMENLQNVFDNHWGKTEPWRGKQNILKSAIHRSERYKKMNKAGKTQEQIDQAFNSKIKTTFFTHQGLKQVETTPLDSVKHYLRLLNAGFLAIEPSTGALKAWVGGIDFRFFKYDHVLSARQVGSTFKPFVYLAALEDGQSPFEYYPNEKKVYEDYQDWSPSNSHGEYTGYYSMEGALSQSLNTVAVDVMMKTGIEKTIETCRELGLEADLPEFPSLSLGVASISLKDLLFAYATMLNQGTRVEPNYLVSISDNKGNTLVEYKREPATRTSLNGVNCQIVTHMLESVVNDGTGSSIRNTYQISGDFAGKTGTTQNQSDGWFIGLTPELVAGCWVGAEDPGVHFRTIKYGQGAYMALPIVGKFYSKLYRDARYKTMQYADFPSLDDGLLADLAIPHYREFYELDDKDNLIERIFAGKSKEEKLKEVKNPEKKEKKKVWEVIKGIFKKKK from the coding sequence ATGGCAACAAAAAGGTCAAAAACGATACCATCAAAAAAGAGAAATCCAATACGAAAAAGACACAAACGATCATCGAAAGCAAAAAAGAGAAGTGTCTGGATGTTTCTGCTTAAGCTTTCCGCTGTTTGTATTATTCTCTTTTTTTTATTTTTTATGGCTGTTTATTTGGGATTTACAGGGCATGTTCCGAGTTCCAATCAGTTGAATGATATCAAAAACCCACAGGCTTCGGAAGTATTCTCAGAGGATGGTCGGTTACTTGGTCGCTATTATATTGAGAATCGGAGCAACGTTCAATTTGATGAAATATCACCTAATGTAATCAATGCACTGATTGCTACAGAGGATGCTCGTTTTTATGAACACCGGGGGATTGATGAGATTGCGTTGATGCGCGTACTCTTCAAAACGATCCTACTACAGGATAAAAGTGCTGGTGGCGGAAGTACTTTGAGCCAGCAGGTTGCTAAAAACTTATTTCCGAGAAATGATTTGTGGGTGTTTAGTATGCCGGTTAATAAATTGCGCGAGGCAATTATCGCCTATCGTTTGGAGCGTATTTATACCAAGGAAGAAATTCTGACACTATATCTGAATACGGTTCCGTTTGGAGAAAATATTTTTGGTATTGAAGTTGCTGCGGAACGATTCTTCAGCAAAAGTCCTAAAAACCTTACCGTAGATGAATCTGCAGTGTTGGTTGGCATGCTCAAAGCCAACTACAGTTACAATCCCCGAATTAATCCTGAACGTTCGAAAGAACGGCGCAATGTGGTTATCAATCAAATGATCGCAAACGGATTTCTGGAGGAAGCACAAGGAGAAGTTTTTAAGGAAAAACCACTGGGGGTAAAATACAGACGAATTTCATACAATGAAGGCCCCGCACCGTATTTTGTAGAGATGCTAAAGCCGGAGTTGATGGATTGGTGCGCAAACAATACTAAAGAGAACGGTGAGCCATATAATTTATTTACTGATGGTCTGCGGGTTAAGACAACCTTAAATTACGATTTCCAGTATTTTGCACAACAGGCAGTGAAAGAGTATATGGAAAACTTGCAAAATGTATTTGATAACCACTGGGGAAAAACAGAGCCTTGGAGAGGAAAACAGAACATTTTGAAGAGTGCAATACATCGCTCGGAACGCTATAAGAAGATGAATAAAGCTGGCAAAACGCAAGAGCAGATTGATCAGGCTTTCAATTCGAAGATAAAAACAACCTTTTTTACCCACCAAGGATTAAAGCAGGTAGAAACAACTCCCTTAGATTCAGTTAAACACTATTTACGCTTACTTAATGCCGGTTTTTTAGCAATCGAACCATCAACCGGAGCCCTAAAAGCATGGGTTGGGGGAATTGATTTTCGCTTTTTTAAATACGATCATGTTTTGTCAGCGCGTCAGGTTGGTTCTACCTTTAAGCCGTTTGTTTACTTAGCAGCTCTTGAAGACGGACAGAGCCCATTTGAGTATTACCCAAATGAAAAGAAAGTCTATGAAGATTATCAGGATTGGTCTCCGAGTAATTCACACGGAGAGTATACGGGGTATTATTCGATGGAAGGAGCGCTGAGTCAGTCGTTAAACACAGTTGCAGTTGATGTAATGATGAAAACAGGCATTGAGAAAACAATTGAAACTTGTCGGGAATTGGGACTAGAAGCTGACTTGCCCGAATTTCCCTCTTTATCGCTTGGTGTAGCTTCAATTAGTTTGAAGGACTTGCTTTTTGCTTATGCAACCATGTTAAATCAAGGAACTCGTGTTGAGCCCAATTACCTCGTTTCAATCAGTGATAACAAAGGCAACACGCTAGTTGAATATAAACGAGAACCAGCCACACGAACTTCGTTGAATGGTGTCAATTGTCAGATTGTTACCCACATGCTCGAATCAGTTGTGAATGATGGTACGGGGAGCTCGATCCGAAATACCTATCAGATTTCTGGCGATTTCGCAGGTAAAACAGGGACAACGCAAAATCAGTCGGATGGATGGTTTATTGGTCTCACACCTGAATTAGTAGCTGGTTGCTGGGTAGGAGCTGAAGATCCTGGAGTTCATTTCCGCACAATAAAATATGGACAAGGAGCATACATGGCTTTACCAATTGTAGGTAAGTTTTACAGTAAGCTTTATCGCGATGCTCGATATAAAACGATGCAGTATGCTGATTTTCCAAGTTTGGATGATGGGCTATTGGCCGATCTAGCAATTCCTCACTATCGGGAGTTTTATGAGTTGGATGATAAAGACAATTTGATTGAACGAATATTTGCCGGAAAATCGAAAGAAGAGAAATTGAAAGAGGTTAAAAATCCTGAGAAGAAAGAGAAGAAAAAAGTATGGGAAGTAATCAAAGGAATTTTCAAAAAGAAAAAATAG
- a CDS encoding chloride channel protein: protein MENKQSLIVRFHRWRLRHLSERHFVVILSVVVGIIAGIAATIIKNAVWLTQRLVHNISLGHYVENYIYLILPITGIFITVLFITYIIKKPVRHGIPNVLHSISMRQGELSRHNLFSSVITSAFTVGFGGSVGLEGPTVATGAAYGSWISKLFRLNYKNTILMLACASAGAMAAIFKAPIAAIVFAVEVIMIDLTTFSLVPLLLASSSAVLTSYFFMGQDVLYPFNVETSFELSDLPYYIVLGIFAGLISAYFTKMYLYIEKLFEGFSTKRIRLTVGGLSLGILIFFFPALYGEGYEAINMCLEGDLGYLYDDSIFYSFKGEIWSMFVLIIAVILLKIVATSITFGSGGIGGIFAPTLFMGVNSGMLFAQFINMIGLKQLNVNNFALIGMSGLIGGVLQAPLTGIFLIADISGGYKLFVPLMIVSTFAYLTVKAFTANSVYHIQLAKRKELMTHDKDLNVIRMMEVKKLVETDFLVLRPNSSLGDLAEAISKAHRNLFPIVDEEGYLKGMVKMDDVRHLIFRQELYNKVHVSHLMYLPEHSISTSDSMEQVVEKFESSERYNLAVIDKGKYIGFISRARVFSTYRKRMAHLSHD from the coding sequence ATGGAGAATAAGCAGTCTTTAATTGTTCGTTTTCACCGTTGGCGTTTACGGCACTTAAGTGAACGCCACTTCGTAGTGATTTTGAGTGTAGTTGTTGGTATTATTGCTGGAATTGCAGCAACGATAATTAAAAATGCTGTTTGGCTGACTCAACGATTAGTGCACAATATATCGCTGGGTCACTATGTTGAAAATTACATTTACCTAATTCTTCCAATAACAGGGATTTTTATTACTGTTTTGTTTATTACCTATATTATAAAAAAACCGGTTCGTCATGGTATTCCCAATGTGTTGCACAGTATTTCAATGCGGCAAGGCGAACTTAGTAGACACAACCTGTTTTCATCGGTGATAACTTCTGCGTTTACTGTAGGCTTTGGTGGTTCAGTTGGGTTAGAGGGACCTACGGTTGCTACAGGAGCAGCATACGGATCTTGGATTTCAAAACTATTCAGACTTAATTATAAGAATACCATACTGATGCTTGCCTGTGCTTCAGCCGGAGCAATGGCAGCTATTTTTAAAGCACCCATTGCTGCCATTGTTTTTGCGGTTGAAGTTATTATGATCGACCTGACTACCTTTAGTTTGGTTCCTCTTTTATTGGCATCTTCTTCAGCGGTATTGACTTCTTACTTTTTTATGGGGCAAGACGTACTTTATCCATTTAATGTCGAAACCAGTTTCGAACTGTCAGATCTTCCATACTATATTGTTCTAGGAATATTTGCCGGATTGATTTCGGCATATTTCACCAAAATGTATTTATACATTGAAAAACTTTTTGAGGGTTTTAGTACAAAGCGAATACGACTTACGGTTGGTGGATTGAGCTTAGGAATTTTGATTTTCTTTTTCCCCGCACTTTACGGAGAGGGATATGAAGCCATCAATATGTGTTTAGAAGGTGATCTGGGGTATTTGTATGATGATTCGATCTTTTACAGCTTTAAAGGAGAAATCTGGAGTATGTTTGTACTGATTATTGCTGTAATTCTTTTAAAAATTGTTGCCACCTCAATAACCTTTGGTAGTGGTGGAATTGGTGGAATTTTTGCTCCAACACTTTTTATGGGTGTTAATTCTGGAATGCTTTTCGCACAATTTATAAACATGATTGGGTTAAAACAACTAAATGTAAATAACTTCGCACTTATTGGAATGTCCGGATTAATAGGCGGAGTTTTGCAAGCTCCATTAACCGGTATTTTTTTGATTGCTGATATTTCCGGAGGCTATAAACTGTTTGTACCATTAATGATCGTGTCAACTTTTGCATATCTTACGGTTAAAGCTTTTACGGCAAATTCTGTATACCATATTCAGCTTGCAAAACGGAAAGAACTAATGACTCATGATAAAGATCTCAATGTAATTCGAATGATGGAAGTGAAAAAGTTGGTTGAAACTGATTTTCTTGTGCTGCGGCCAAACTCAAGTTTAGGCGATCTGGCTGAAGCAATTTCCAAGGCTCACCGGAATTTATTTCCCATTGTGGACGAGGAAGGTTATTTGAAGGGAATGGTGAAAATGGACGACGTGAGACATTTGATTTTTCGTCAGGAGCTATACAATAAGGTGCACGTTAGTCATTTGATGTATTTGCCCGAACATTCAATCTCAACTTCCGATTCAATGGAACAAGTTGTTGAGAAATTTGAATCAAGCGAACGTTATAATCTGGCAGTAATTGATAAGGGGAAATACATCGGTTTTATATCCAGAGCTCGTGTTTTTTCGACATACAGAAAGAGAATGGCACATTTATCACACGATTAA
- a CDS encoding chloride channel protein, which translates to MLGIDKIDLKSLAKQLMGKKKLYWISFIIGVVSGLAALILKKLIHFIGEQLVGHFVTTDENFLYLAFPLIGITITVLIIRYFIKDDIGHGVAKILSSISNNKGKIKSHNSFSSMITSSFTIGFGGSVGAEAPVVLTGASIGANLARFFKLGHADVILMIGCGATGAIAGIFKAPIAGIVFTLEVLMLDLTMASLVPLLISGITAAVISVYFMGDVSLFKFNLIHAFQADQVPFYIALGIFAGFVSLYFTRVAMWVEQVMKGIEKQWLRMVYGGIALGVLIFLFPPLWGEGYTSINKVFNELGLELLDNSLFYGLRDNPWFFVVFLVLLLGFKVIAMAVTTASGGIGGIFAPTLFVGAIGGYFMAFFMNLVFGLNLPLDNFALAGMGAMMAGVMHAPLLGIFLTAEITGGYELFFPLIIASLVAYITIIRFEQHSIYTKRLAHDGKLVTHHKDKAVLHFMEVQDLIETDFEIISPEATLGDLTKSISKSKRDLFPVVDTNGVMCGMIKMNDIRDIVFNQDLYEKVFVKDLMYMPEYFISPKDTMHVVAEKFETSGRFNLAVIDEGKYIGFISRAKVFSNYRKTVRIFSQD; encoded by the coding sequence ATGTTGGGTATTGACAAGATTGATTTGAAATCATTGGCGAAACAGCTAATGGGCAAGAAAAAGCTCTACTGGATAAGCTTCATAATTGGAGTTGTTAGTGGATTGGCGGCGTTAATCTTAAAAAAATTAATTCACTTTATTGGAGAACAGCTAGTTGGTCACTTTGTTACGACCGATGAAAATTTTCTGTACCTGGCCTTTCCCTTAATCGGAATTACGATCACGGTACTGATTATTCGGTATTTTATTAAAGATGATATTGGACACGGTGTCGCTAAAATTTTGTCTTCAATTTCAAATAATAAAGGAAAGATTAAGTCGCACAATTCTTTTTCTTCCATGATCACCAGTAGTTTCACGATTGGGTTTGGTGGATCAGTAGGAGCTGAGGCACCCGTGGTATTGACGGGGGCTTCGATTGGAGCAAACCTGGCCCGCTTCTTTAAACTCGGACATGCCGATGTCATTTTAATGATTGGATGTGGGGCTACCGGAGCTATTGCCGGAATTTTTAAAGCACCAATTGCTGGCATCGTTTTTACCTTGGAGGTATTAATGCTCGATTTAACAATGGCTTCACTGGTTCCTTTGTTAATCTCGGGGATTACTGCGGCGGTAATTAGCGTTTATTTTATGGGCGATGTTTCACTATTCAAGTTCAACCTTATCCATGCTTTTCAGGCCGACCAGGTTCCTTTTTATATCGCGTTGGGTATTTTTGCAGGCTTTGTATCCTTGTATTTTACCAGGGTCGCAATGTGGGTAGAACAAGTTATGAAAGGCATAGAAAAGCAGTGGCTTCGTATGGTTTATGGTGGAATAGCTCTTGGAGTTTTGATCTTTCTCTTTCCGCCACTTTGGGGAGAAGGCTATACCTCCATAAATAAAGTGTTTAACGAACTTGGTCTCGAATTGTTGGACAATTCCTTATTTTACGGTTTACGCGATAATCCTTGGTTTTTTGTTGTTTTTTTAGTGCTCTTGTTAGGCTTTAAAGTAATTGCAATGGCGGTTACCACGGCTAGTGGAGGAATCGGTGGAATTTTTGCCCCAACACTTTTTGTAGGAGCTATTGGTGGTTATTTTATGGCTTTCTTTATGAATCTTGTCTTTGGGTTAAATTTACCACTCGATAACTTTGCATTGGCAGGTATGGGGGCGATGATGGCGGGTGTTATGCATGCGCCTTTGTTGGGTATTTTTCTAACTGCTGAAATTACAGGAGGCTATGAACTTTTCTTTCCCTTAATCATTGCATCGTTGGTCGCTTATATCACAATAATCCGATTCGAACAACACTCGATATACACAAAGCGATTAGCTCACGATGGAAAGTTAGTAACGCACCATAAAGATAAAGCAGTTCTTCATTTTATGGAAGTTCAGGATTTGATTGAAACTGATTTTGAAATTATTTCTCCCGAAGCAACTTTGGGAGATCTCACCAAGTCTATTTCCAAGTCGAAGCGGGATCTTTTTCCAGTAGTTGATACCAATGGAGTTATGTGTGGAATGATTAAAATGAATGATATAAGAGATATCGTTTTTAATCAGGATTTGTACGAGAAAGTCTTTGTAAAGGATTTGATGTACATGCCTGAGTATTTTATTTCTCCGAAAGATACGATGCATGTGGTTGCCGAGAAATTTGAAACAAGTGGACGGTTTAATTTGGCAGTGATTGACGAAGGCAAGTATATTGGCTTTATTTCTCGAGCTAAAGTGTTTTCAAATTATCGTAAAACAGTTCGGATATTCTCTCAGGATTAG